tacCTACAAATGACaacttccgcgcgtggattgtggtgctggtccctacgtatcatagcaacgcaaatacctagtttcaacttaaaggtattttgaacagacagtatgatactgctgtaccTATTACTGGGAGTGACActggacttttaatttgaaaataaataaatatggaacagtaaataaagtaacgtaatctgcggaccttgtcaggtattttttattttgaattattaaaAGTGTTGGATGTAACGCGGGCCGTAACTTTCCCAGGTCTGTTCTAGAGTATaatagggtgtaatttgggacTTAGGTTCGCTGCTTTCAGATGTAAACGGAGTGTGCTGAATAATACTCTACAACCAAACCGTTCAATAAAACATGGAATATGATATACCTACGACTGAAATAATTTGAGGTGAAAGGCTTATGGGAAAACGAAATGTTCGACCCATGTTCAACTGcatctggcaaatgccaatttaGACAAAACACAGAAGGATATGACAGGGATGGACGTTTTTATTTGACGGAAATTATATTTAAGTTCAGATAAACTTAAACAAGTTTTTTCAACATGAAACCATCCAGTGTGGACGGCTCCTGCTATCTTAAACAGAAGTATGCGTGACTAAAAATGTTAGTCACCTGTCTTTAATCATTGAAGGCTTTTACCTCCAAATCGTTCTTTTTCTGAATCGAAAATTCAGTCTCAGGGTCATATACATATAATGAATGTCCATtacaatacaacaataaattataacagaaaaaactattaatcgtttcaggtaaaaaaaattataataataatttgaccaGCAGCAGTCTTTTTACAGGAGTGTCGAGGGCACAACCTCAACATTCGCCTCCTGGCGGCCGGTCTCACACTTGCACTCTTCCACCACCATCACGCGCTTCACCCGCACCTCCATTCCACAGCGGAGAGGCACGGTCACCGTGTGGGCCTTGGAGGGAGAGCAGCGGGAACACGGCGCGACCGGGTGCCCTTCTGTACCGCTCTGGCTGGCGGACTCCCAACCAGATGGGATGAACAGAGAGCTGCACTGACCGAAGCACAGCTTGTTGTGAACTGTCACAGTGTCACAGCCCTCGGATGTTATTCGCTGGAAACGCACGACGGAGATGGCAAATTAATTTGACTTGCAGTCAACAATCACAATGTAGTGTTTTGACTGTCCAAATATACCTCTCCCTTTACCTCTTATTCAAACAACTGATTTGGTCAAAATGAAGCCCAGGTTTACTCTATACCCAACACTGTCCCCGTCTTTGAACGGTTTAACTCACCTGTGTAAAAGGCACGGCGGTGCAGGTCTGCTGGTTGGCTGAGTCCTTCAAGCTTAGCGGAAGCGACATGGACAGGGTCTTTCTCTGGTCGCTTTTTTCCATGGCCCTCTGCCACATCTCAAAGCCTTGCCTCTTCTTCATATCTGTCCCACTTTGGCCCTGACCGTCGTGGCGCAGCTGAGACAGCGGATGAGGAGGCACCGCCACTCCTTTGACAGGGACCGCAGGAGAACCAGGGCGTCCCATAGCCAAGAAGCTAGGGAAAGGCATCCTGGGACCGGGTGCTCCTCGGGGGGAAAGCCCACCTCGTCTAAAAAGACCCGACTGGCCCAGGTTATGGGGGTTGAGCTTGACTACATTGACAGCCCCACGGATGGGCTCGTGTTCGCCCACTGGACCGCTACCGGAAGATTCAATTTCCCGGCTTGCGTCCTTTCTGCGAACACCCCGGATGCCGTTGTAGGGGAATGGAAATGCAAGGGCGAAGACCgcaaatgtggaaaaaaacacCAAGTTTAAGAGAACAGACATGTTTCGTTCGAAACAGAaatagaaaaagacagaaatagaaaaaaaaaatcttcgaTATTTGGTTCTAGGGTTCCCGAGAAATCCAACTATTCGCCagcaaataaatc
Above is a window of Esox lucius isolate fEsoLuc1 chromosome 9, fEsoLuc1.pri, whole genome shotgun sequence DNA encoding:
- the dand5 gene encoding DAN domain family member 5; translated protein: MSVLLNLVFFSTFAVFALAFPFPYNGIRGVRRKDASREIESSGSGPVGEHEPIRGAVNVVKLNPHNLGQSGLFRRGGLSPRGAPGPRMPFPSFLAMGRPGSPAVPVKGVAVPPHPLSQLRHDGQGQSGTDMKKRQGFEMWQRAMEKSDQRKTLSMSLPLSLKDSANQQTCTAVPFTQRITSEGCDTVTVHNKLCFGQCSSLFIPSGWESASQSGTEGHPVAPCSRCSPSKAHTVTVPLRCGMEVRVKRVMVVEECKCETGRQEANVEVVPSTLL